The segment GCCGGCAACATCGACACCGTTGTGATGGTGGGTGTGAACCCGGTATTCAACGCCCCGGCTAATCTTGACTTTGAAAACGCCCTCTCTAATGTTGAAACCGTAGTCAATCTATCTGATTACGTTGATGAAACTTCCCTGAAATCTACCTGGCACGTAAACCGTGCACATTTCCTGGAAGCATGGGGAGACGGTTATTCTTATGGCGGAGCACGTTCAGTGATCCAGCCGCAAATCAGGCCTTTGCATGAAGGTTTAAGTGAAATTGAGTTTTTAAATACCATCGTATCCGGTTCTATTACTGCCGGTTATGATCTTGTAAGAGACACCTTTCAGGGATACTACCGTTCCGGTTTTGATAACCGATGGACCAATATCCTGCATGACGGTATTGACACTACCGGCAACTTTAACGAGGTAAATGTTCGGTTAACCTCCGGATTTACTTCCGCAATGAACCGCGCTACATCCAATGTTACTTCTACTTCCGGTATGGAAGTGGTTATTCGTCCTGATGCTACTTTGTACGACGGACGTTACGCCAACCTTGGATGGCTTCAGGAGCTTCCCGACCCAATGACGAAAGTTACCTGGGATAACGTGGCGCTTATGAGTCCTGCTACGGCAGAGAAACTCGGTATTGAAGAAGCCAGTGCCGGACAAGATGATTACGATGTTGTAGAAATTACTGTAAATGGCAAGAGCATTAATATTGTAGCCTGGATTCAGCCGGGACATGTTGATGATGCCATTACTTTAACCACCGGTTATGGACGGGAAGGAATTGGCCGGGTAGCCAGTTCCTATATTGATTACACCGCAGGTGGGGTGGATGTTTATCCGTTGAGAGGTACAGATAATATGCTGTATGCCTCAGCCAGCGTTTCCAAGACCGGTGACACCTATGAAATTGCCTGTGTTCAGGATCACCACAGCCTTGAAGGACGAGATATGTATCGTCAAGCTTCGATTTCTGAATACAAAGACAATCCGGACTTTGCTTCCTTTGCCTCGGTTCACACCTATGAAGTGCCGGGAATGAAAGAAGCGGAAGAAATGGGCGAAGATCAGCCTATTTCTCTCTTTGACGAGCAAACCTACCCCGATCATGAACCACAATGGGGAATGGCTATTGACCTGAACTCCTGTTTTGGTTGCGGTGTATGTGTAATCGCTTGTCAGTCGGAAAACAATATCCCTGTTATCGGGAAAAAAGAAGTGAAAATGGGCCGTGAAATGCACTGGATCCGTAATGACCGCTATTATGTGGGTGATGATCCGGATTCACCACAAGCGGTTCACCAGCCGGTACCTTGTATGCATTGTGAGCTTGCCCCTTGTGAGCAGGTTTGCCCGGTTGCGGCAACTACCCACAGTGACGACGGCATGAACCAAATGACGTATAACCGCTGTATCGGAACCCGATACTGCGCCAATAACTGTCCTTATAAAGTTCGTCGATTCAACTTCTTCAACTATCCAAAAGAATACTTAACTACGGGCGACGATCCTGATATCATCCAAATGGCGATGAATCCGGAAGTAACCGTACGTTTCCGTGGTGTGATGGAGAAATGTACGTATTGCGCCCAGCGCGTGAACCGTGCAAAAATTGAAGCCAAGAACAAAACCGGTTCTCCAAAACCGGCAGATGGCGCTGTTAAAACAGCTTGTCAGCAAGCATGTCCTGCCGATGCCATTTACTTTGGTGATTTAACCGACGATAACAGCGAAGTTGCGAAAATGAAGCGCAACGAACGAAACTTCCAGATGCTCGAGGAGCTTAACACGCGTCCAAGAACATCTTATATGGCTAAACTTACGAATCCAAACCCTGCTTTGGCTTAAGATATTAATCAGGAATACATCCAAAACATGAGTAAATACCAATACGTACCGGAACCCGCTCTTGTAAAAGGCGACCATGACTTTTCGAGCCTTACGAGACTGATTACCGATATAAATTTACGCCCTACTCCAAAAGCATGGTACCTATGCATGATTGCCGCAAACGGCCTGCTTTTTGTTATGGTTGCCGCCATTGGCTACCTGATCTGGGAAGGAACTGGAATTTGGGGACTTAACAATCCCGTTGGTTGGGGTTGGGCCATCATCAACTTTGTATGGTGGGTTGGTATTGGTCACGCCGGCACCTTGATTTCGGCGATTTTATTCCTCTTCCGGCAGGACTGGCGTACCGCTATTAACCGTTTTGCGGAGGCTATGACCATTTTTGCGGTAATGTGTGCCGGTGTATTCCCGGCTATTCACGTTGGTCGTATCTGGGTTATTTACTGGGTGTTCCCGGTTCCTAACTCTATGGCTATGTGGCCGAACTTCAACTCTCCCCTGCTTTGGGACGTGTTTGCGGTTTCCACCTACTTCACCGTTTCCCTGTTATTCTGGTATGTAGGACTTGTTCCTGACCTTGCAACCATTCGTGATCGTGCAACCGACAAAATCAGAAAGGTTGTGTACGGAATTTTCTCTCTGGGATGGACCGGCTCAAACCGCCACTGGTGGAATTACGAGAAAGCTTATATGATTTTGGCCGGTTTGGCTACTCCGCTGGTACTTTCGGTACACACCATTGTATCCTTTGACTTTGCCGTTTCCATGATTCCGGGATGGCACACTACCATTTTCCCTCCTTATTTTGTTGCCGGTGCTATTTTCTCCGGTTTTGCGATGGTACTTACCCTGATGATTGTTGCCCGCAAGATTTACGGAATGAAGGAAATCATGACGGATGATCACATGGAAAAAATGAATATTGTGATCCTGGTTACCGGTTCCATGGTAGGTTTTGCCTACATGATGGAGTTCTTTATCGCCTGGTACAGTGGCGTTGAATATGAAAAAGCTATTTTTCTGTTAAGAGCAACCGGTCCTTATGCTTGGGCATACTGGGCAATGATGACTTGCAATGTGTTGTCTCCTCAGTTCTTCTGGTCTAAGAAACTACGCCGCAACGTTGGCTTCACCTTCTTTATTTCTATTGTGGTGAACATCGGTATGTGGTTCGAACGATTTGTAATTACGGTAACTTCTCTGGCAAACGATTACCTGCCATCGAGCTGGGATTATTTTTCACCAACCATTTGGGACGTATTAACTTACGTTGGAACATTTGGCCTGTTTTTCACCATGTTCCTCTTGTTCCTGCGCTTCCTGCCAATGGTTGCACTCGCAGAAATTAAAGCAGTGATTCCGCTGGCTGACCCTCACAATTACGATGAGGAAACCAAGGAATTTGAAGCCCCAAAAGTAGAAGTGCCGAAACCTCAAGCTGAGAAGGTTTAAGATTATGAGTACAACAGAAAAGAATAATTTATACGGCGTTATAGCTGAGTTCAGAAATCCCAAAGAGCTGATTGATGTTGCTAAAACAATGTCAAAATCAGGGTTTAGCAAGTTCGACACCTTTAGCCCATTCCCCATTCACGGAATGGATAAGGCTATGAACCTGAAGAAATCGAAGCTTGGATGGATTGTACTTGGTCATGCCTGTATTGGTTTTTTTGGAGCACTGGCTATGATGTATTACATGGCTGTTGTTGATTATCCGATGAATATTAGTGGTAAGCCATTATTTAATGCCCCTGCATGGGTTCCCATCACTTTTGAATTGACAGTGCTTCTGTCTTCCTTCGGAGCTGTTTTCGGGATGTTTTTCCTGAACGGACTTCCGAAACTGAATAATCCTCTGTTCAACGTTGAGCGATTTAAGAAAGCAACCGACGACGGCTTCTTTGCCTGCATTGAAGCTGAAGACGACATGTTTGATGCCGATAAGGTTAAAAAACTATTCGAAGAAGCCGGTGCTACTCACATTGAGGAAGTTTATGAATAAAACGAATACTCAAATATCATTTCCAGGAATGAACATTAAAAGAATGTTTAAGGTTGCGGGCGTCTTTGCGCTCGGAGTCACTTTATCGGCCTGTCAGGGTCAGCTTTCTGAAAAGCCCCCTATTCACCCTAACATGAATATGGACCAGCAGCCGAGAGTAGAAGCACAGGAAGAAAATAACTTTTTTGCGGATGGTCGTGCCATGCGCCAGCCGGTGGACGGAACCGTTGCCCGTGGTTTGGCTAAAACAGACCTTGCCTACTACGAAGGAATTGAAGAAAACGGTGATTTTATTGATTACATCCCGGTTGACCTGACCAAATCATTCCTTTACAGAGGTAAAGAACGCTACGAAATTTATTGTGCACCCTGCCACGGACAAACCGGTGCCGGGGATGGTATTATTATGGAAGGGAATTACGGATACGTTCCGGCACCTTCATACCACGATCAAAGAGTAAGAGAATTATCTGACGGTGAGTTGTATTCCGCTATTTATAACGGCGTACGTACCATGCCTTCCTACTCCACTTTGGTTCCTGTTGAAGACCGCTGGGCTATTGTAGCTTACATTCGCGCCTTACAGGAAAGCCAGAATATCAATGAGCAGGAAATTCGGGAATATCCGGTTGATGTAGATGCTATGCAGGCTGCCTTCGCAGATAAGCAAGCCCGTCAAGATTCCATTGCTGCGGCAAGCACACCTGAAGATGCCCCTGAGCCAACGGTAGATATGGGTAAAGAAGTAATTACAGCGAATGGATGTGCTGCCTGCCACAACGAAGACGGAACACCCGGAGGCATTGGGCCAACTTGGGCCGGACTGTTTGGAAGTGAAGGTGAGGTAATAACTGCTGACGGCGAGACAATCACCGTTACCAAAGATGAAGATTACATTCGCGAGTCCATCGTTGCTCCTGAAGCTGCAAAACCTGTTGATTATGCACAGGGTGTGATGGCTTCTTACAGCTACCTCGCCGACCATGAAATTGAGTCGATCGTGCTTTACATCAAAAATCTATCTGAAAACTAAGAACTTTGCTTAATACACTTACACAATGAGTCATAAGCCTACAATAACAGATTCTTTACAATTTCCAGCCGACAGCAAAGTTCCTCGTGCCCTATTCGGTGTTGGTGCCGTTGGCCTGATTGCCAGCCTTGTTGGCTACTTTTTGGATGCCGACCAGTTTTTCTTCTCGTACCTGGTTAGCTTTGTCTTTTTTACCGGTATTGCTTTAGCCGCCCTTTTGATGGTCATGCTGCACCATATCACCCGATCTTCATGGGGGGTATTGGTTCGAAGAATATCGGAGTCGTTTACGGCCAACCTTTGGATATGGGCCATATTTGTGGTCCCTGTAATACTTGGGATTCATAATTTGTACCACTGGAGCCATGAAGATGCCGTTATGGCCGACAAAATTCTTAAAGGGAAATCAGCTTACCTGAATACACCCTTCTTTATTGCCCGTCAGTTTATCTACTTTGCCATCTGGGGATATCTTGGTTATAAACTGCATAAGGTTTCCGTAGAGATGGATAAAACCAATGACTGGGGATTAACCAGCTTGTTGCGCAAAGTAAGTGCCCCGGGTATTCCTTTGTTTGCTCTTTCTATTGCATTTGCCAGCTTCGACTGGTTGATGTCGCTTGACCCTCACTGGTTTTCAACCATGTTTGGCGTGTACTTTTTCTCTATCAGTTTCCAGGCTTTTTGGCCTATTATGATTCTGCTGATTTTCTTTATGCAGAGCAAGGGGATTTTGAAAAACACCATTCGACAGGTGCACATCTATGATCTTGGTGCCTGGTTCTTTGCGTTCACAGTATTCTATGCATACATCGCATTCAGTCAGTTTTTACTTATTTATTATGCAAACCTTCCGGAAGAAACCCTGTGGTATTTCCATCGGCTGGAAGGCAGCTGGAAATATATTGCTTACGGCTTGTTGATCTTCCGTTTTGCGCTACCATTCCTGGTACTTCTTAATCGCGAAGCCAAGAAGAATCGCACTATTTTAGGAATTGTATCGGCAATCGTATTAATTATTCACTTTGCAGAAATCTACTGGATTGCCATGCCGGTATTATTTAAACATGGCATCCACTTCAGCTGGATGGACATTACTACTTTCCTTGGATTAGGAGGCATTTTCTTTGGACTGTTCTTTAACAAATTCAAGCAGCACGATATGGTGCCGAAGAATGATCCAAAACTGGAAGACTGCCTATCCAAATCGTATCACCAATAATCGAATTTACCGATGTCAGAAAAGTATAGCTCAGAATTTAAAGCAAAAGTAGCACTCGAAGCTGTAGCTCAGGGGCGTTCTGTGATTGAGAAAATTGCTCAAAAACATGACGTTTCAGAAGATGATATAATTGAGTGGGCTGCTCAGCTTCAGGATGAAGCTTCTCAGATTTTTACCACCGAAACGGCACATGCCGACGAGGACGTAAACGAGGAAGTTGACATCACAACTGAAAATGAAGAGTTTGCCGGTGCCGTAGAACACGGCGTGATGAGTGACACCCTCAACTATAACAAGTTGATCTTCTGGTCTACCCTGGGAACCGCACTCGTTATTATTTTTGTTATCGGTTTAGTCTATTTTTCTCAATACAGCCTTTTTGAAGCCCAAAAACAGGTATCAGCC is part of the Gracilimonas sediminicola genome and harbors:
- a CDS encoding TAT-variant-translocated molybdopterin oxidoreductase codes for the protein MNDLESTDRQMSEEVKETTYWKSLNELANNKEYQKFAEREFPENATELSDGVSRRGFLRVMGASVALAGLAACRRPVQKILPYSKQPEDVVPGVPLYYATAMPVQGNLVGLIAENHEGRPTKLEGNDMHPASRGGTSIFNQAAILGLYDPDRSRSPLQNGEKATKADFEAFANSHFANTGQRIAFISEANSSPTYNNIKEQALSKFNNATWVTYEPFGEDNVLEGNRIAFGGRLRTHYNFENADVIVSLNDDFMSSTHPNSVEYAKQVSSRRKVTDTDGEMNRIYSVEDSFSLTGSYADHRLRVKASQIEAFTYALAAALSTRVNGLSAFSGYSNEFSDHKWITALADDLAANAGRSALTLGSQHKPEVHAAVAAINNALGNTGSTVHYLEVPHLDDQNSTEAFANVVSEMKAGNIDTVVMVGVNPVFNAPANLDFENALSNVETVVNLSDYVDETSLKSTWHVNRAHFLEAWGDGYSYGGARSVIQPQIRPLHEGLSEIEFLNTIVSGSITAGYDLVRDTFQGYYRSGFDNRWTNILHDGIDTTGNFNEVNVRLTSGFTSAMNRATSNVTSTSGMEVVIRPDATLYDGRYANLGWLQELPDPMTKVTWDNVALMSPATAEKLGIEEASAGQDDYDVVEITVNGKSINIVAWIQPGHVDDAITLTTGYGREGIGRVASSYIDYTAGGVDVYPLRGTDNMLYASASVSKTGDTYEIACVQDHHSLEGRDMYRQASISEYKDNPDFASFASVHTYEVPGMKEAEEMGEDQPISLFDEQTYPDHEPQWGMAIDLNSCFGCGVCVIACQSENNIPVIGKKEVKMGREMHWIRNDRYYVGDDPDSPQAVHQPVPCMHCELAPCEQVCPVAATTHSDDGMNQMTYNRCIGTRYCANNCPYKVRRFNFFNYPKEYLTTGDDPDIIQMAMNPEVTVRFRGVMEKCTYCAQRVNRAKIEAKNKTGSPKPADGAVKTACQQACPADAIYFGDLTDDNSEVAKMKRNERNFQMLEELNTRPRTSYMAKLTNPNPALA
- the nrfD gene encoding NrfD/PsrC family molybdoenzyme membrane anchor subunit, producing the protein MSKYQYVPEPALVKGDHDFSSLTRLITDINLRPTPKAWYLCMIAANGLLFVMVAAIGYLIWEGTGIWGLNNPVGWGWAIINFVWWVGIGHAGTLISAILFLFRQDWRTAINRFAEAMTIFAVMCAGVFPAIHVGRIWVIYWVFPVPNSMAMWPNFNSPLLWDVFAVSTYFTVSLLFWYVGLVPDLATIRDRATDKIRKVVYGIFSLGWTGSNRHWWNYEKAYMILAGLATPLVLSVHTIVSFDFAVSMIPGWHTTIFPPYFVAGAIFSGFAMVLTLMIVARKIYGMKEIMTDDHMEKMNIVILVTGSMVGFAYMMEFFIAWYSGVEYEKAIFLLRATGPYAWAYWAMMTCNVLSPQFFWSKKLRRNVGFTFFISIVVNIGMWFERFVITVTSLANDYLPSSWDYFSPTIWDVLTYVGTFGLFFTMFLLFLRFLPMVALAEIKAVIPLADPHNYDEETKEFEAPKVEVPKPQAEKV
- a CDS encoding c-type cytochrome → MNIKRMFKVAGVFALGVTLSACQGQLSEKPPIHPNMNMDQQPRVEAQEENNFFADGRAMRQPVDGTVARGLAKTDLAYYEGIEENGDFIDYIPVDLTKSFLYRGKERYEIYCAPCHGQTGAGDGIIMEGNYGYVPAPSYHDQRVRELSDGELYSAIYNGVRTMPSYSTLVPVEDRWAIVAYIRALQESQNINEQEIREYPVDVDAMQAAFADKQARQDSIAAASTPEDAPEPTVDMGKEVITANGCAACHNEDGTPGGIGPTWAGLFGSEGEVITADGETITVTKDEDYIRESIVAPEAAKPVDYAQGVMASYSYLADHEIESIVLYIKNLSEN
- a CDS encoding transposase; this translates as MSEKYSSEFKAKVALEAVAQGRSVIEKIAQKHDVSEDDIIEWAAQLQDEASQIFTTETAHADEDVNEEVDITTENEEFAGAVEHGVMSDTLNYNKLIFWSTLGTALVIIFVIGLVYFSQYSLFEAQKQVSAQSGYSEVQELKAEQDQELNSFGVVDLEEGIYRIPIDSAISRIATD
- a CDS encoding DUF3341 domain-containing protein, producing MSTTEKNNLYGVIAEFRNPKELIDVAKTMSKSGFSKFDTFSPFPIHGMDKAMNLKKSKLGWIVLGHACIGFFGALAMMYYMAVVDYPMNISGKPLFNAPAWVPITFELTVLLSSFGAVFGMFFLNGLPKLNNPLFNVERFKKATDDGFFACIEAEDDMFDADKVKKLFEEAGATHIEEVYE